CACCACCGGTTCGATGCCCGCCTCGGCGCAGCCCGCCAGCAGGGCCGCCGTGCGGGCCCGGGTGTGCAGCAGGGTTTCCGGCCCGCTGACCCGCGCGACGCGGCGGTGGCCCAGCTCCAGCAGGTAGGCCAGCGCCTCGCGCACCGGACCCGCGTCGTCGCTGCGCACCGCGGGCACGGCCAGCTCGTCGGGCTCGCCCACGTAGAGCGCGGGCAGGCCGAGTTCCCGCAGCACCCGCGGCCGCTGGTCGTCCGCGGTGCGGTTGACCACCACCACCGCGTCGACCACCGACCCCGCCGCCCACCTGCGGTAGGCGGCGATCTCGGCGTCCTGGGCGCCCACCACGTGCAGCAGGACGGAGCGGTCGTCCTCGGCCAGCCGCTCCTCGATGCCCGCGATGAACTCCATGAAGAACGGCTCCGCGCCCAGCAGCCGCGCGGGGCGGGCCAGGACCAGGCCGACGGAGCCGGTGGTCACGCCCGCACCGCGCACAGGCCGTTGGCGCTGCGCAGCACCAGCGGCCCGACCAGCTCGTCCGGGTCGGCCGGCGTCGCGGCGGTGCGCACCAGGAACGAGTGGGTCTCGCCCGCGGTCAGCGTCACCAGGGCGTCGTCCACCTCGGCGTCCCCGGCGACCCGGTCGGCCAGCAGGGTCACGTCGCGGGCGAAGGACGTCGCGGTCACGTCGACCCGGTAGCCGCCGTCGACCCGCTCGACGCGCGTGGTCAGCGGCTCGGGGTCGTAGGCCAGCTCCAGGTCCTCCCGGAACAGGTGCGCGGCGCGCGCGTCGGCCGTGGTCGCCACCAGCACCTCCCCCTTCGGGTCCGCGGGCGACAGCAGCTCGTCCGCCAGCTCCAGCGTCGTCACCGACCGCGCCGGCACGTCGAGCGGGAGTCTAACCGCCGCCAGCTCCTCGCCCGCGAAGGTCTGCCGGGACAGCGCGACCTCGCCGGACCAGGTCTCGTCGGTGTCGTTGACCGCGACCAGCGCGTCCCGGCCGTCCCGCGGCTGGACGGTCAGCAGCCGCGGCGCGAAGGCGTGCCGCAGGGCGTAGTACAGCGGTTTCGGCCGCTCCTCACCGTCCACGGCGGCCCACGAGGTGACCGGCCAGCAGTCGTTGAGCTGCCAGACCAGGGCGCCCGCGGTGCGCGGCCAGTGCGAGCGGAAGTGCTCGACGCCGAAGGCGACCGCGCGGGCCTGGTTGAGCTGGGTCGCCCAGTGCCAGTCCTCGAACGCCTCGGGCGCGGGCAGGTGCGGCGCCAGGCCGCGGTCGAGCTTGCCGTTGCCGTCCTCGGCCTTCTGGTGCAGCAGGAACGCGGGCGAGGTCGGCGTCATCGGCTCGTCGTGCACCCACTTGGTCAGGGTCGCCCAGGTGGGCGGGCCCTGGAAGCCGAACTCCGAGCAGAACCGCGGCGCGTGGTCGCGGTAGTGGGTGTAGTCGACCCGGTTCCAGACCTCCCACTCGTGGCGGGTGCCGTGGGTCTCGGCGTTGGGGTGCTCCCGGCCGGGGCTGTACGGGCTGCCGGGCGAGTAGTGCCGGGTGGGGTCGAGCTCGGCGACGACGCGGGGCAGCAGGTCGGTGTAGTAGCCCAGGCCCCAGGTGCGGCCGGCCAGCTCCTCGGCCCAGCCCCAGTCGGCGAAGCCCCAGACGTTCTCGTTGTTGCCGTTCCACAGCGCCAGGGACGGGTGCGAGACCAGCCGGGTGACGTTCTCCCGGGCCTCGGCCTCCACCTCCTCCCACAGCGGGGCGTCCTCGGCGTAGGCGGCGCAGGCGAACAGGAAGTCCTGCCAGACCAGCACGCCGCGCTCGTCGCACACGTCGTAGAAGTCGTCCGACTCGTAGATGCCGCCACCCCAGACGCGCAGCATGTTCATGTTCGCCGCGACGGCCTGGTCCACCCGGCGCGCGAGCCGGTCACGCGTGATCCGAGTGAGGAAGTGGTCGTCCGGGATCCAGTTGGCGCCCTTGGCGAAGATCCGCGTCCCGTTGACCACGAAGGTGAACGGGCTGCCGACCTCGTCGGGCTCGGTGTCCACGGTGATCGTGCGGAACCCGACGCGGCGCGAGGTCCGGTCCACCTCCTCGTCCGCCTTGAGGACGACGTCCAGGTCGTACAGGGGCTGCGCGCCGTGGCCGACGGGCCACCACAGCTCGACGTCCGGCACCTCCACGGTGACCACGGCCGTGGTCCCGTCGACCCGCGCGGTGCCCTCGACCCCGCCCACGGTCGCGACCGCGGTCAGCTCGGCGTCGTCGGCGCGGTCGACCTCCACGTGCACCTCGACCCGCCCGGTGCCGTCCACCACGGTCACCAGCGGGCGGACCGCCGCCAGGCGCGCGGTGGCCCAGCGCTCCAACCGCACCGGCTTCCAGATGCCGGCGGTCTGGAGGTCGGGGCCCCAGTCCCAGCCGAACGAGCAGGCCATCTTGCGGATCGCGTTCATCGGGTGCGGGTAGGCGCGCGGGCGGCGGCCGAGTGCCCGCTCCTGCTCCTCGGCGTAGGCGAGGGCCGAGCGGAAGGTGACCACCAGCTCGTTGGCGCCGTCGCGCAGGTGCTCGCGCACGTCGAAGCGGTAGGAGCGGAACATGTTGGCGGTCCGGCCGAGCAGCGCGCCGTTCAACTCCACCTCGGCGACGGTGTCCAGGCCGTCGAAGGCCAGCTCGACCGACTCGCCGGGCCGGGCGGCCTCGGCGTCGAAGGTCGTCTCGTAGCGCCAGTCGACGCGGTGCATCCACGCCAGCGCGGTTTCGTTGGAGTCCAGGTACGGCTCGGGGACGAGGCCGGCGGCGAGCAGGTCGAGGTGGGTGCTGCCGGGCACCTCGGCGGGGACGTGCCGCACCGCGAGGTCGTCGGGCACCGGCCCGCCCACCGCGCTCAGTCGCCACCCGTCGTGCAGAGTCCTGCGGTTCATCGTTCCTCTTCTCCCGGTGGCGGCCGGTGGGTTTCTGCCGTGTGCCAACAACTACGGCGATTCTTACGCCAGCAACTAAAGTAAGTCAACGAGCTTCGCCCCGGCGGGGCGGGCGCGGGCGGACCGCACGACCCGGGCCGAGGCGGCACCCCGGCGACCCCGGTGCGACCCCTGGGCGCCGCCGGGCCCCGACCGGAAATGGGGAATCCGCCACGGCCACCCGCGCCCACCGATCCCACGTCACCTGGAACCGATTATTCAGAAGGGCGCCAAGACGGCATTCCGCACATGTGCGGAATGCCGTCGCAATACCTTCTCGGGCGTAATAATCGCGCCACCGCGCCAAGGGCCGGCAGAGCATACTCCCTGGTGAAGAGCACCGCACGACAGGCCAACCCGAGACTTCCTCGCACTTTTTTGCTTCACCCTTATGGTTGCTTATAACGCCGTTCCGCCCGGTGCTACCTTGGTTTCCGCCCGAATATGCGGGCCATTGTTTCGAAAAACCACCTTCGGCGGTGCTTCGACACCGGGAGCAACCATGACCATCCAGGCCGTCCTGAGCCGATCCCAACTCAAGTGGGACACCTACATGTTCCTCGGGAACCAGTACGTGTCCTACAGCCTCACCGACAACGTCATCCGCGTCGGTCCGCGGGGCATCGACGCGGGCTGGCCCGGCCTGCGCGACACCCAGTTCGCCGACGCGATCGACGCCGCCGTCCCGTTCTCCTACCGCCCGGACCCCACGAGGCTCGTGCCGCCGCCCGAGCAGGAGTACATCTACATCTTCAAGGGCGACCAGTACGTGCGCTACGACTTCCAGAACGAGCAGATCATCTACGGCCCCCTCGACATCGGCCAGTGGTGGCCGGGCATGAAGGACGCCGGGTTCGACCGGGACATCGACGCCGCCTTCCTGGACCACCGCGACGCCGGCATGTCGATCTTCGAGGACACCTACCTGTTCTTCAAGGGCGACAAGTACATCACCTACGACCCGCGCGCCGACCGGGTGTCCGGGGGCCCGTTCAGCATCGGGGACAAGTGGCCCGGCCTGCGGGCCGCGGGCTTCGACCGGGACCTCGACGCGGTGGTGTACCGCATCATCCCCCCGGTGGCCCTGGGCGGCCCCAACAAGCGGCAGTGCTACTTCGTCAAGGGCGACAAGGTCCTGCACTTCGACCTCGACGAGTGGAAGCCGCTGACCGACGCCCGCCCCATCGGTGACCTCTGGTACGGGCTCAAGGGCACCGACTACGCCTCGACCAAGGCCGCCCCGCCCTTCCCGCAGGTCAAGGCACGCGCCGAGTTCAGGTTCCACTTCAACAACCCCGGCGAGACGGACCCCAACCCCTACGGCTCGATCAGCCTGAACCTCAAGGACGGCCGCCACTTCCGGATCTGGACCCAGCAGAACCAGGGCAACTCCACCCCGGCCCGCAGCACCGCCGCCGCGACCATGAACCTGCCCTTCACCGCGGCCGACATCGCGAGCGTCGGTTTCTGGGTCGACGAGTACGACCTGCTCAGCGGCGACGACTTCCTCGCCCGCAGCACCAAGGACTTCTCCGGCAACGGCTCCTACACCGTGTCCGCCGACGACGGCAGCGTCACCGTCGACATCACCATCACCTGACTCCGGGACAAGCCGGACGGAGGAGCCCACGATGAACACCGAGACCGCACCGAAGGGTGCCGGACGGGCGGCCGGCGCCGGTGCCCGCCCGGCCCACCGCCTCGCGGCGTGCGCGGCCACGCTCGTGCTCGCCCTGGCGGGCACGGTCGCCGTCGCGCCGACCGCACGCGCGGACGACCTGCCGACCGGCACGTTCAAGCTGCTCACCTCCCAGGGCGGGTGCGCCGACGTCGAGTACGTGCGGAGCTTCTGGGTCGCGATCCGCAACAACTGCGCCACCCTCGACACGGGCCAGCAGCTGGTCTACGACCTGCTGACCAAGCAGATCCACGCCCTGAGCAACCCCGGCCTGTGCTTCGAGTCCCAAGCCGGCCTGTTCGGCTACGCCCTCGCCATGCGGGCGTGCGACAACGCCCTCCCCGGCCAGAAATGGGAGCGGTACGTCGTCGCGGCCGGGGGCGTCTACGCGGTCAAGCCGTACAACACCCCCTCCGCGGTGCTGTCGACCGCGGCCGTCGACCTCGGGCAGGCGCTCGGCGTCGACGCACCGGTCAACCCCCTCGCGCCCGCCTACACCTGGACGTTCACGCTCCTCTGAGCCCCGGGAGACCGGCCCACCGGCCGCGAGACCGGTGGGCCGAGGCGTCACGTCGCCACGTCCTCCCAGCGCCGCGTGGTGTGGTCGTACGCGGCGGCGGCGCCGGCCCGCTCGACCTCGGCCGGGTCGATGGCCAGCGAGCGGCCCCGGGCGTCCGGGTTCGGCGCGGCGGACGCCAGGATCTTCGTGTACGGGTGCTGCGGGTTGAGGATCACGTCGTCGGCGGGTCCCCGCTCGACCACCCGCCCCTTGTAGAGCACCAGGACGTCGTCGGAGAAGTGCCGGGCCGTGGCCAGGTCGTGCGTGATGTAGAGGACGGCCAGCTCCTCCTCGCGCTGCAACCGCGCCAGCAGGTTGAGCACGCCCAGCCGGATCGACACGTCGAGCATCGACACCGGTTCGTCGGCCACCACGACCTTCGCGCCCGGTGCCAGCGCCCGCGCGATGGCCACGCGCTGCCGCTGACCGCCCGACAGCTCGTGCGGGCGGCGGTGGGCCACGTCGCGGCCGGGCAGCGACACCCGCTCCAGCAGCCGGACCACCTCGTCCCACCCGTGCGGCCTGCCGTGCAGCCTGAGCGGTCGCTCCAGGTGGTGGGCGATGGTGTGGAACGGGTTGAGCGAGGCGAACGGGTCCTGGAACACCATCTGCACGTGGTCCCGGTACGCCCGGTCGGGCACCCGCGCCCCGCCGTCGTCGGTCACCGCGATCGACCCCGAGGTCGGCTTCTCCAACCGCGAGATCATCCGGGCGATGGTGGACTTCCCCGACCCGGACTCGCCGACCAGCGCCACCGTGCGCCCCGGCGTGAGGGTGAACGACACGTGGTCCACCGCCCGCAGCTTCACCCGCTTGAGGCCCACCCGGACGTGGAAGTCCTTGACCAGGTCGCGTGCTTCCAACGTGGTCACAGGGCACCTCCGGAACCAGCGGGCTCACCCGAGCGGACGAACGCGCCGCGCTCGCCGGTCAGGCTGGGGAACGAGTCGAGCAGTTGCCGCGTGTACGGGTGCTCCGGGTCCTCGTACATCTCCCGCGCGCCCCGGTACTCGACGACCTCGCCCTCCTTCATCACCGCGATGCGGTCGGCCAGCTCCAGCAGCAGCGGCAGGTCGTGGGTGATGAACAGGACGGCGAAGCCGATCTCGTCGCGCAGCCGCAGGATCTCGCGCAGGATGCCGCGCTGCACCACCACGTCCAGCGCGGTGGTCGGCTCGTCCATGATCATGACCTGCGGGTCGAGCAGCAGCGCCATCGCGATCATCACGCGCTGCCGCATGCCGCCGGACAGCTCGTGCGGGTAGGAGCGCAACCGCCGCACGTCCACGCCGACCAGCTTCAGCACCTCCTCGCAGCGGGCCCTGCGCTGCGCCCTGGTCATCTCCGGCCGGTGCGTGGTGAGCACGTCCTCCAGCTGCGCCCGGACGGTCAGCACCGGGTTGAGGGCGTTCATCGCGCCCTGGAAGACCATGGACAGCTTCGACCAGCGGAACTCCCGCAGCTCGCCGGGCGTCAGCGCCAGCACGTCGACGTCGTCCCCGGAGCGGTCGTGGAAGGTCACCGACCCGCCGGTCACCTCGGCCGGCGGCCGGTGCAGCCGGTTGACCGCGTAGGCCAGGGTCGTCTTGCCGCACCCGGACTCGCCGGCCAGCCCCAGGATCTCGCCCCGCCGCAGCGTCAGCGACACGTCCTTGACCGCGTGCACGGGCGTGCCCACCTGGTAGACCACGGACAGGTCCCGCACGGTCAGCACCACGTCGTCGGCGCGCTCCGCCGGCTCCGGGGCCCGCTCCGGCTCCTCCGACGCCCTGCGGGGGATGTCCCGCAGCTTGGGGTTGATGATCTCGTCGATGCTGAAGTTCACCAGCGCCAGGCCGCACCCGAACAGCGCGATGATCAACCCCGGCGGCACGAACCACCACCACGCCTCGCGCTGGAGCGCGAAGCCGTTCTGGGCGTAGTAGAGCATCGTGCCCAGGGTCTGCGAGTTGGACGCGCCCAGCCCCAGGAACGACAGGCCCGCCTCGCTCAGGATCGCGTAGATCACCGCGAACACGAACTGCGAGGCCAGCAGCGGCAGCAGGTTGGGCAGGATCTCCACGGTGATCACGCGCCACGGCTTCTCGCCGGACACCTTGGCCGCCGCCACGTAGTCGCGGTTGCGCAGCGACAGCGTCTGGGCGCGCAGCACCCGGGCCGAGGCCGCCCAGCCGGTGATGGCCAGCACCACCGCGATGGTCCACGAGCCGCGCTGGTCGGCGGGCACGAACGCGGAGATCACGATCACCAGCGGCAGGCCGGGGATGACCAGCATGACGTTGGAGAACAGCGAGAACGCCTCGTCGACGTACCCGCCGACGTAGCTGCCGACGATGCCGAACAGCGCCGACAGCGCGGTGGCCATCACGCCGACCAGCAGGCCGATGTAGAGCGAACCCCGGGTCGCGCTCGCCAACTGGGCCAGCACGTCCTGCCCGGTCAGCGTCGTGCCGAGCGGGAACTCGCCGCCCGGCGAGGTCAGGCCGAGGTCGCGGATGGTGTTCGGGTCGCCCAGCAGCAGCGGCCCGACCAGGCCGAACAGCGTGATCGCCACGATCAGGCCGAGGCCGACGCCCAGCTTGGGCGACCAGCGCGGCAGCATCGACCGCAGGGCGGACCGCCCGCGCCGCACGGGCGGTTCCACGGTGGCGGGACTGAGATCGGTCACCACGTCCTCCTCCTCAGCCGCCGACGCGGGTGCGCGGGTCGATGACGGCGTACAGCAGGTCCACCAGCAGGTTCGCGCCGAGCACGGCGACGGTGATCACCAGGAAGATGCCCTGCATCAGCGCGTAGTCGTTGTTCTGCACGGCCTGGAGCAGCTTGGAGCCGATGCCCGGGTAGGAGAACACCTGCTCGGTGATGACCGAGCCGGACACCACGAAGCCCAGCGAGATCGCGAACCCGGCCACGGACGGCAGCACCGCGTTGCGGGCCGCGTACTTGACCATGATCCGCGAGTCGCGCAGGCCCTTGGCCCTGGCGGTCAGCACGTAGTCCTCGGCCGTGGTGGACACCATCATGTTGCGCATCCCCAGCAGCCAGCCGCCGACCGAGGAGATGACGATGGTCAGCGCGGGCAGCGTGCCGTGGTAGATCGCCGAGCCGATGAACTCGCCGTCCCAGCCCGGCGTGAGCACCACGTCGTAGCCGCCGAGCAGCGGGAACCAGCCCAGGCCCGCCGCCAGCACCGCGGCCAGGATCAGCGCCAGCCAGAAGTACGGCACGGCGGCGAGCACGGTGGTGGCGGGCACCAGGCCGTCCAGCCAGGTGCCGCGCCGCCAGCCGACGAACGTGCCCAGGGCGATGCCGAGGGCGAACGACAGGAACGTCGCGATGCCCACCAGCACCAGGGTCCAGGGCAGGGCCTGCCCGATGATCTCCGACACCGGCGTCGGGAACGACGACACCGACACGCCGAGGTCGCCCCGGAACATGTTGTCCAGGTACGACAGGTACTGCTGGAGGAGCGGGTCGCCGCTGTCGCCGCCGAGCAGCAGCTCGTACGCCCTGCGGGCCGACGGGTCCACGGTCCCGCCCCGTTGCGCGAGCTTCGCCATGAGGATGTCCACCGGGTTGCCCGGCATCAGCCTCGGGATGAAGAAGTTCAGCGTCAGCGCCGCCCAGAAGGCGACCAGGTAGAACGCGAACTTTCGGGCGTAGTACCTCATCGGTCCGCCAATCGGTCCCTAGGTCCCGGTCACTGCCCGGCCGGCTTGAGCTTCAGGAAGATCTCCGAGTGCTCCGGGCGCGCCCAGACGGCCGGGAACGCGTAGAGGTCGTCCTCGGAGGGCCAGCCGGTGAACTTCTTGGCGTTGTACTCGCTGGTGGTGCCGCCGGTCAGGACCGGGATGTACGGGATCGACTTCTCGATCTCGGTCTGGATGGTGTCGAAGTACGGCTGCCGGGCGGCGTCGTCCTCCGGGTCCACGCCCTTGAGCGAGGTCAGCGCCTGGTCCACCGCCGGGTTGGAGAAGCGGGCGAAGTTCGGGTTGGCGACCTCGCCGACCTTGGCCGTGGTGGCGGTGCTGAAGAAGTAGGAGGCGTTGTAGAACGGGTCGGGCGCCGGGCCCTGGTGCAGCGAGTCGATCAGCAGCTCGTACTGGCCGCGGCCGCGCGCGTCGGACCACTCGTTCCACGACACCTGCTGCGCGGTGACCTTGATGCCGACCTGCTGGAGCTGCTGGGCCATCGTCTCCACGGCGGTGATGTAGTCGGTCCAGCCGGCCACCACCTTGAGGGTCATCGACACCGGCTTGCCGTCCTTGGCGTAGATGCCGTCGGCGCCCTTGGCGTAGCCCGCGCCCTCCAGCAGGGCGGTGGCCTTGGCGGTGTCGGGCTGCATCGGCGCGGTGCGCTCCTGGAGCTTGGTCGACACGACGGCCTTGTCGCGCTCCACCAGGGCGAAGCCGGGGGAGATCTCGCTCGCGGTGTTCTCGAAGGCGAGCTGGTTGATCTGGGTGCGGTTGATCGCGTAGTAGATCGCCTTGCGGACCGCGACGTCGGTCTGCGGGCCCTGGCAGCCCAGCTCGGCGTTCGAGCAGGTGAACAGCGCGACCTGGTTCAGCGGGACGGTGATGCCCTTGTAGCCGGGGTAGTTCTTCTCGATGTTGGCCATGTCCGGCACCGGGCCGGTCTGCCAGTCGATCTGGCCCTGGCGCAGCGCCGCCTCACCGGACTGGTTGCCCGACAGCGCCACGTAGCGGATGTTCTTCAGCGCGGGCTCGCCGCCCCAGTAGCCGGGGTTGGCCTTGAGGGTGAACGCCTGCGCCTTGAAGTCGGCGAGCTGGAACGGCCCCGTGCCCACCGGCTCCCTGATGACGTCGGTGGCCGGCGTGGCCAGGTCCTTCCACTTGTGCCGCGGCACGATGTAGATGCGGCCGAGCACCTGCGGCCCTTCCATGTAGGAGGGTTCGGCGAAGGTGATGGAGACGTGCGTGTCGTCGACCGCGGTGGCCGTGCCCTTGTAGCCGGTGCCGTTCATGGACGGGTTGTTCTTGACCATGTCGAGGGTGAACACGACGTCCTCGGCGGTGAACTTCTCGCCGTCGGTCCACTTGGCGTCGTCGCGCAGCTCCACGTCCAGCTTGGTGCCGTCGGCGTTCCAGGTGAAGGTCTTGCCCAGGCGGGGGCGCGGCTCGACGTCGCGGACGTTGTTGAAGAAGAACAGCGGCTCGAAGATCGTGCCGGGTCCCTCCAGCATGGTC
This portion of the Saccharothrix syringae genome encodes:
- a CDS encoding LacI family DNA-binding transcriptional regulator codes for the protein MTTGSVGLVLARPARLLGAEPFFMEFIAGIEERLAEDDRSVLLHVVGAQDAEIAAYRRWAAGSVVDAVVVVNRTADDQRPRVLRELGLPALYVGEPDELAVPAVRSDDAGPVREALAYLLELGHRRVARVSGPETLLHTRARTAALLAGCAEAGIEPVVLEGDYSEETGAKLTAALLAADEPPTAILYDNDVMAVAGLNVAKELGVAVPGQLSLVAWDDSSLCRLATPALTTMSVDVHQFGVTVAESVLELVGGQPVAERWSPTATLVPRQSTAPTS
- a CDS encoding glycoside hydrolase family 2 protein, which produces MNRRTLHDGWRLSAVGGPVPDDLAVRHVPAEVPGSTHLDLLAAGLVPEPYLDSNETALAWMHRVDWRYETTFDAEAARPGESVELAFDGLDTVAEVELNGALLGRTANMFRSYRFDVREHLRDGANELVVTFRSALAYAEEQERALGRRPRAYPHPMNAIRKMACSFGWDWGPDLQTAGIWKPVRLERWATARLAAVRPLVTVVDGTGRVEVHVEVDRADDAELTAVATVGGVEGTARVDGTTAVVTVEVPDVELWWPVGHGAQPLYDLDVVLKADEEVDRTSRRVGFRTITVDTEPDEVGSPFTFVVNGTRIFAKGANWIPDDHFLTRITRDRLARRVDQAVAANMNMLRVWGGGIYESDDFYDVCDERGVLVWQDFLFACAAYAEDAPLWEEVEAEARENVTRLVSHPSLALWNGNNENVWGFADWGWAEELAGRTWGLGYYTDLLPRVVAELDPTRHYSPGSPYSPGREHPNAETHGTRHEWEVWNRVDYTHYRDHAPRFCSEFGFQGPPTWATLTKWVHDEPMTPTSPAFLLHQKAEDGNGKLDRGLAPHLPAPEAFEDWHWATQLNQARAVAFGVEHFRSHWPRTAGALVWQLNDCWPVTSWAAVDGEERPKPLYYALRHAFAPRLLTVQPRDGRDALVAVNDTDETWSGEVALSRQTFAGEELAAVRLPLDVPARSVTTLELADELLSPADPKGEVLVATTADARAAHLFREDLELAYDPEPLTTRVERVDGGYRVDVTATSFARDVTLLADRVAGDAEVDDALVTLTAGETHSFLVRTAATPADPDELVGPLVLRSANGLCAVRA
- a CDS encoding hemopexin repeat-containing protein, whose amino-acid sequence is MTIQAVLSRSQLKWDTYMFLGNQYVSYSLTDNVIRVGPRGIDAGWPGLRDTQFADAIDAAVPFSYRPDPTRLVPPPEQEYIYIFKGDQYVRYDFQNEQIIYGPLDIGQWWPGMKDAGFDRDIDAAFLDHRDAGMSIFEDTYLFFKGDKYITYDPRADRVSGGPFSIGDKWPGLRAAGFDRDLDAVVYRIIPPVALGGPNKRQCYFVKGDKVLHFDLDEWKPLTDARPIGDLWYGLKGTDYASTKAAPPFPQVKARAEFRFHFNNPGETDPNPYGSISLNLKDGRHFRIWTQQNQGNSTPARSTAAATMNLPFTAADIASVGFWVDEYDLLSGDDFLARSTKDFSGNGSYTVSADDGSVTVDITIT
- a CDS encoding ABC transporter ATP-binding protein produces the protein MTTLEARDLVKDFHVRVGLKRVKLRAVDHVSFTLTPGRTVALVGESGSGKSTIARMISRLEKPTSGSIAVTDDGGARVPDRAYRDHVQMVFQDPFASLNPFHTIAHHLERPLRLHGRPHGWDEVVRLLERVSLPGRDVAHRRPHELSGGQRQRVAIARALAPGAKVVVADEPVSMLDVSIRLGVLNLLARLQREEELAVLYITHDLATARHFSDDVLVLYKGRVVERGPADDVILNPQHPYTKILASAAPNPDARGRSLAIDPAEVERAGAAAAYDHTTRRWEDVAT
- a CDS encoding ABC transporter permease, translated to MRYYARKFAFYLVAFWAALTLNFFIPRLMPGNPVDILMAKLAQRGGTVDPSARRAYELLLGGDSGDPLLQQYLSYLDNMFRGDLGVSVSSFPTPVSEIIGQALPWTLVLVGIATFLSFALGIALGTFVGWRRGTWLDGLVPATTVLAAVPYFWLALILAAVLAAGLGWFPLLGGYDVVLTPGWDGEFIGSAIYHGTLPALTIVISSVGGWLLGMRNMMVSTTAEDYVLTARAKGLRDSRIMVKYAARNAVLPSVAGFAISLGFVVSGSVITEQVFSYPGIGSKLLQAVQNNDYALMQGIFLVITVAVLGANLLVDLLYAVIDPRTRVGG
- a CDS encoding dipeptide/oligopeptide/nickel ABC transporter permease/ATP-binding protein, whose protein sequence is MTDLSPATVEPPVRRGRSALRSMLPRWSPKLGVGLGLIVAITLFGLVGPLLLGDPNTIRDLGLTSPGGEFPLGTTLTGQDVLAQLASATRGSLYIGLLVGVMATALSALFGIVGSYVGGYVDEAFSLFSNVMLVIPGLPLVIVISAFVPADQRGSWTIAVVLAITGWAASARVLRAQTLSLRNRDYVAAAKVSGEKPWRVITVEILPNLLPLLASQFVFAVIYAILSEAGLSFLGLGASNSQTLGTMLYYAQNGFALQREAWWWFVPPGLIIALFGCGLALVNFSIDEIINPKLRDIPRRASEEPERAPEPAERADDVVLTVRDLSVVYQVGTPVHAVKDVSLTLRRGEILGLAGESGCGKTTLAYAVNRLHRPPAEVTGGSVTFHDRSGDDVDVLALTPGELREFRWSKLSMVFQGAMNALNPVLTVRAQLEDVLTTHRPEMTRAQRRARCEEVLKLVGVDVRRLRSYPHELSGGMRQRVMIAMALLLDPQVMIMDEPTTALDVVVQRGILREILRLRDEIGFAVLFITHDLPLLLELADRIAVMKEGEVVEYRGAREMYEDPEHPYTRQLLDSFPSLTGERGAFVRSGEPAGSGGAL
- a CDS encoding RICIN domain-containing protein, translating into MNTETAPKGAGRAAGAGARPAHRLAACAATLVLALAGTVAVAPTARADDLPTGTFKLLTSQGGCADVEYVRSFWVAIRNNCATLDTGQQLVYDLLTKQIHALSNPGLCFESQAGLFGYALAMRACDNALPGQKWERYVVAAGGVYAVKPYNTPSAVLSTAAVDLGQALGVDAPVNPLAPAYTWTFTLL
- a CDS encoding ABC transporter substrate-binding protein; this encodes MFLKAKRFFRARTAAAGLAAVAVLATACGGGSNNAGSENADTLVVYTGQSGDWQVNFNPFSPTMLEGPGTIFEPLFFFNNVRDVEPRPRLGKTFTWNADGTKLDVELRDDAKWTDGEKFTAEDVVFTLDMVKNNPSMNGTGYKGTATAVDDTHVSITFAEPSYMEGPQVLGRIYIVPRHKWKDLATPATDVIREPVGTGPFQLADFKAQAFTLKANPGYWGGEPALKNIRYVALSGNQSGEAALRQGQIDWQTGPVPDMANIEKNYPGYKGITVPLNQVALFTCSNAELGCQGPQTDVAVRKAIYYAINRTQINQLAFENTASEISPGFALVERDKAVVSTKLQERTAPMQPDTAKATALLEGAGYAKGADGIYAKDGKPVSMTLKVVAGWTDYITAVETMAQQLQQVGIKVTAQQVSWNEWSDARGRGQYELLIDSLHQGPAPDPFYNASYFFSTATTAKVGEVANPNFARFSNPAVDQALTSLKGVDPEDDAARQPYFDTIQTEIEKSIPYIPVLTGGTTSEYNAKKFTGWPSEDDLYAFPAVWARPEHSEIFLKLKPAGQ